AAATTCAGAGAAGACTCACAGCCGATAGAAGTTAAAGCTTCAACTGCTTTCCATGTGGTTAAATCGCAAACTTCATAATTGGCATCTTCATTATTGCATTTAACGATGGTGATCAGAGACTCGACGGACTTTTCATCTTTCAGCTCACCGGCCACTTCAATAGACATTGAGGCAACCAGATCATCTTCATTCGTGATATTAGCACGGAAAATATCGAGAGCGTACTCCCCCCCTATCTTTGAAAGAGAGGTCAACAACTCAAAAAGCAGATCTGTATCATCTGTCTGCTCCGCTAAAACAGAAAGAACCGGAACCGCTGTTTTAAACTTAAACTCTCCGCATGACCTTATACAAAGGACTTTAAGTTTATCATTTTCACTTTCCAATAATTTAACAGCGCTGCTTTCATCAGAAGAAAGCACTCCGTTTAACGCACTCACAACCATATAATCTACAGAAGTATCTCCAAGAGGATTCTGGAATAAATCAAGAAGCGGATCGAGATCAGCAATATCCTTCCCCATTGAAACTTCATTCAGAATACTGATTTTGTCCAAAAATGATTGTTCTCTAAACCCGATCAGACTAGACATATTAGTGACTCTCTTTTTTTCATTAAAGCAGGATGTTACTCGAAACTGAATTCGATGGTAAACTCTCCGGCCTCGCAGGTAAAAGGAATGGCCATTATGGGGGTAGAGGCCATATGTGAAATAGAGTGATTATCCCCCATAATTACAGACGGAGTGGAACCGGAAAAAGTCAGCCCCTGCTCGACAAGCCCGGCTCTGGCCTGGCCTGAAATCATATTAGTGATTTCACCGACAGCATCCTGAACATCCTGCAAAATATCCTGAATATCATCGCCAAGCATGTTCTTGACAATTGTAACAGCACAATTTTTTGTAAATGTGATTGAAATTGTTCCATTCATATCACCGGTGATACCGACTAACCCAGTAACATCACCAACTGCGGTTTTCCCTTTTTTTACATAAGGCTTACCGGGTTTCGGAGTAATCATAGCCATCATAGATAAAACATCTACAGCGGCTTTGATAAACGGTTTTGCTAATTCAACTTTCATAAAGCTTTCCCTTTATCAGACGTCATTCCCTAAACGGGAGTGCCTACCTAAAGTTGCAAGTTTTCCACAAGATAAAGACATAATTTTCTTGGATACTAACTATAAAGATGAAAAGGTTCAAGAACCTTAGAAAGAATAATGCTTTTTTCATTCATACAGTTGATCCTCCGGATCATAAATTCAATATCTTGTTTAGAAAACCCAAAACAGAACATTCTTCAGTATA
The window above is part of the Maridesulfovibrio ferrireducens genome. Proteins encoded here:
- a CDS encoding chemotaxis protein CheX; this encodes MKVELAKPFIKAAVDVLSMMAMITPKPGKPYVKKGKTAVGDVTGLVGITGDMNGTISITFTKNCAVTIVKNMLGDDIQDILQDVQDAVGEITNMISGQARAGLVEQGLTFSGSTPSVIMGDNHSISHMASTPIMAIPFTCEAGEFTIEFSFE